One stretch of Hevea brasiliensis isolate MT/VB/25A 57/8 chromosome 12, ASM3005281v1, whole genome shotgun sequence DNA includes these proteins:
- the LOC131171118 gene encoding hydroxymethylglutaryl-CoA synthase-like, translating into MAKNVGILAVDIYFPPTFVQQEALEAHDGASKGKYTIGLGQDCMAFCTEVEDVISMSLTAVTSLLDKYNIDPKQIGRLEVGSETVIDKSKSIKTFLMQIFEKFGNTDIEGVDSTNACYGGTAALFNCVNWVESSSWDGRYGLVVCTDSAVYAEGPARPTGGAAAIAILVGPDAPIAFESKFRGSHMSHAYDFYKPNLASEYPVVDGKLSQTCYLMALDSCYKHFCAKYEKFEGKQFSISDAEYFVFHSPYNKLVQKSFARLVFNDFVRNASSIDETAKEKLAPFSNLSGDESYQNRDLEKVSQQVAKPLYDAKVKPTTLIPKQVGNMYTASLYAAFASLLHSKHTELAGKRVTLFSYGSGLTATMFSLRLHEGQHPFSLSNIASVMNVAGKLKARHELPPEKFVDIMKLMEHRYGAKDFVTRKGLYDFRE; encoded by the exons ATGGCAAAGAATGTGGGAATTCTCGCTGTGGACATCTACTTTCCTCCTACCTTTGTTCAGCAGGAAGCACTGGAGGCTCATGATGGTGCAAGCAAAGGGAAATACACCATTGGACTTGGACAGGATTGCATGGCATTTTGTACTGAGGTGGAAGATGTCATCTCAATGAGTTTGACTGCAGTTACTTCACTCCTCGACAAGTATAATATTGATCCTAAACAAATCGGTCGTCTGGAAGTTGGCAGTGAGACTGTGATCGACAAGAGCAAATCTATTAAAACCTTCTTGATGCAAATTTTCGAGAAATTCGGAAACACTGACATTGAAGGCGTTGACTCAACAAATGCATGTTATGGGGGGACTGCAGCTTTATTCAACTGTGTCAATTGGGTTGAGAGCAGTTCATGGGATGGACGCTATGGACTTGTAGTGTGTACTGACAGTGCGGTCTATGCAGAGGGTCCAGCCCGACCAACTGGAGGAGCTGCAGCCATTGCGATTTTAGTAGGTCCAGATGCACCTATTGCTTTTGAAAGCAAATTTAGGGGGAGCCATATGTCTCATGCTTATGATTTTTACAAGCCCAACCTGGCTAGTGAATATCCAGTTGTGGATGGCAAGCTTTCCCAAACATGCTACCTCATGGCTCTTGATTCTTGCTACAAACATTTCTGTGCCAAGTATGAGAAATTTGAAGGCAAGCAATTCTCTATTTCTGATGCTGAATATTTTGTATTTCATTCTCCTTACAACAAGCTTGTACAGAAAAGCTTTGCTCGTTTGGTGTTCAATGACTTTGTGAGGAATGCCAGCTCTATTGATGAGACTGCTAAAGAAAAGCTGGCACCGTTTTCAAATTTATCTGGTGATGAAAGCTACCAAAACCGGGATCTTGAAAAGGTATCCCAACAAGTTGCCAAGCCCCTTTATGATGCGAAAGTGAAACCAACCACTTTGATACCAAAGCAAGTTGGCAATATGTACACTGCATCTTTGTATGCAGCATTTGCATCCCTCCTTCACAGTAAACATACTGAATTGGCAGGCAAGCGGGTGACACTGTTCTCTTATGGGAGTGGGTTGACAGCCACAATGTTCTCATTGCGACTACATGAAGGCCAACATCCCTTTAGCTTGTCAAACATTGCATCTGTGATGAATGTTGCAGGAAAGTTGAAGGCAAGACATGAGCTTCCCCCAGAGAAGTTTGTAGACATCATGAAGCTAATGGAGCACCGGTACGGAGCTAAAGACTTTGTGAcaagaaaaggattgt ATGATTTTCGCGAGTAA